A genome region from Paludibacterium sp. B53371 includes the following:
- a CDS encoding DUF3833 domain-containing protein, with translation MKRLIVLLAVWLTGCAAPDIHSYQQDKPALDPARFFLGDTQAWGMFQQRDGRVLKRFTVQIHGRMEGEQLVLDEHFLYSDGTTQQRTWRLRAQGNGQWRGNAADVVGDARGEAAGNALHWRYRLQLPEAQSGWQVDFDDWMFLIDDQTMVNRATMSKFGIRLGEVTLFFRKGG, from the coding sequence ATGAAGCGACTGATCGTGTTGCTGGCGGTGTGGCTGACGGGTTGTGCCGCCCCCGACATCCACAGTTATCAGCAGGACAAACCGGCACTGGATCCCGCGCGTTTCTTCCTGGGGGACACCCAGGCCTGGGGCATGTTCCAGCAACGGGACGGCCGTGTCCTGAAACGGTTCACTGTCCAGATTCATGGCCGCATGGAGGGTGAGCAGCTGGTACTCGACGAGCACTTTCTGTATAGCGACGGCACAACGCAGCAACGGACCTGGCGCTTGCGCGCCCAGGGCAACGGACAGTGGCGGGGCAACGCGGCCGATGTGGTTGGCGACGCTCGTGGCGAGGCCGCCGGCAATGCCCTGCACTGGCGCTATCGCCTGCAGCTGCCTGAGGCCCAGTCCGGCTGGCAGGTCGATTTTGATGACTGGATGTTCCTGATCGATGATCAGACCATGGTCAATCGCGCCACCATGAGCAAATTCGGCATTCGGCTGGGCGAAGTGACGCTATTCTTCCGCAAGGGCGGCTGA
- a CDS encoding SDR family oxidoreductase produces the protein MNPPLQHWRGQRVWLIGASSGIGAALARHLLAQGAYVILSARNVEQLTSVAAGHPAARILPLDVCSREDWQQAARTLSAEHSPDMLIYCAADYQPEHSWQVNPERAAHTLDVNLNGVYRALSLLLNDWRARRHGRIVLVASVAGYFGLPGAPVYGPGKAALINLAELLYVELHTQGLSVQLVNPGFVATRLTARNRFSMPGLQTPEQAAAHIEAGLRRGSFEIHFPRHFTLLLKCLRTLPFRWRARLLQRFASS, from the coding sequence ATGAACCCGCCCCTGCAGCACTGGCGGGGACAGCGTGTCTGGCTGATCGGCGCCTCGAGCGGCATTGGCGCCGCCCTGGCCAGGCATTTGCTGGCGCAGGGGGCATACGTCATTCTCAGCGCGCGCAATGTCGAGCAACTGACCAGCGTGGCGGCCGGCCATCCCGCTGCCCGCATCCTGCCGCTGGATGTCTGCAGCCGCGAGGACTGGCAGCAGGCTGCCCGCACACTCTCGGCAGAACACTCCCCCGACATGCTGATTTACTGTGCGGCCGACTATCAGCCGGAGCACAGCTGGCAGGTCAACCCGGAGCGCGCCGCCCATACACTGGACGTGAATCTCAATGGCGTCTATCGCGCGCTTTCGCTGCTATTGAATGACTGGCGTGCACGGCGCCACGGGCGGATTGTGCTGGTGGCCAGCGTGGCCGGCTACTTCGGCCTGCCGGGTGCGCCCGTGTATGGCCCCGGCAAGGCCGCGCTGATCAATCTGGCGGAGCTGCTGTACGTCGAGCTGCATACCCAGGGACTGTCGGTCCAGCTGGTGAACCCCGGATTTGTGGCCACCCGGCTGACCGCCCGCAATCGATTCAGCATGCCCGGCCTGCAGACACCGGAGCAGGCGGCGGCCCACATTGAAGCCGGATTGCGCCGCGGCAGCTTCGAAATTCACTTTCCGCGGCATTTCACCCTGCTGCTCAAGTGCCTGCGCACCCTGCCGTTCCGCTGGCGGGCCCGGCTACTACAAAGATTTGCAAGCAGCTGA
- a CDS encoding Cof-type HAD-IIB family hydrolase translates to MYQLIASDLDGTLLDASHAVNDFTAQTLRALDDQGIHLVIATGRHFLDVNGIRATLGVRAHLITSNGARVHDPDNRLIHQSNLPPALVRELADPALSEGCLLNFYLDDAWLINQPCQWLLDMHRDSGFTYQVETLTEHDGQGVAKVLYIAPHAHLLSVEQKLHARFGDTVTITFSADDCLEVMARDVSKGSALEMILARLQIDPAHCVAFGDGQNDIELLQLAGHPRLMGNAHPRLAEQLPAAPRIGHHDDAAVARHLRELFKLP, encoded by the coding sequence GTGTATCAGCTTATCGCTTCCGACCTCGACGGCACCCTGCTTGACGCCAGCCACGCCGTCAATGACTTCACGGCCCAGACCTTGCGTGCACTGGATGATCAGGGCATTCATCTGGTGATCGCCACCGGACGCCACTTCCTCGATGTGAACGGCATCCGCGCCACGCTGGGTGTCCGCGCCCATCTGATCACCTCCAATGGCGCCCGGGTCCACGACCCCGACAACCGGCTGATCCATCAGAGCAACCTGCCGCCGGCGCTGGTCCGCGAGCTGGCAGACCCGGCACTGAGCGAAGGCTGTCTGCTGAATTTCTATCTGGATGATGCCTGGCTGATCAATCAGCCGTGCCAATGGTTACTGGACATGCATCGGGACTCGGGCTTCACCTATCAGGTCGAAACACTCACCGAGCATGATGGCCAGGGGGTCGCCAAGGTGCTCTACATTGCACCCCACGCGCACCTGCTGAGCGTCGAGCAGAAGCTGCATGCCCGCTTCGGCGACACGGTCACCATCACCTTCTCCGCCGATGACTGTCTGGAGGTGATGGCACGGGATGTCTCCAAGGGGTCGGCACTGGAGATGATCCTGGCGCGACTGCAGATCGACCCGGCGCATTGCGTGGCCTTCGGCGATGGCCAAAATGATATCGAACTGTTGCAGCTGGCCGGCCATCCGCGACTGATGGGCAACGCGCATCCGCGACTGGCAGAACAGCTGCCGGCCGCGCCGCGCATCGGCCATCACGACGACGCGGCTGTCGCCCGCCACCTGCGTGAGCTGTTCAAACTGCCCTGA
- a CDS encoding HD domain-containing phosphohydrolase yields MTDERPLIEDEESFHDFHDALNDYAPHIEALVALLRQQPRDRDAVADLFRTFHNIKGDASLCRLLFLVPFVHAAETLLARVRSGEVPFTPRLADVLLLSTDRLQQAVDAMAAHEAIGNLHLDELTAALESLHTQPAGELEAACARLIDALTGVREARGERPNLQPFMTDRSGDLAFFHQLALQLERRSSLFSGRTERNLQLALLTNQLAGSPVDADQLCAAVFVHDLGMMLLPEAMWIGTRMMSEEERQLMRQHVAWAAGLLQRIPGWDLAARIVLHHHEKPDGSGYPQGLVLQDIEPGARILALVDAFESVVVKQGARGQPRSVLRAAAEVNAADHQFDKVWVGHFNRAVHIMMDERESE; encoded by the coding sequence ATGACGGATGAACGACCACTGATCGAGGATGAGGAAAGCTTTCATGACTTTCATGATGCGTTGAACGACTACGCTCCACATATTGAAGCGCTGGTCGCGCTGCTGAGGCAGCAGCCGCGTGATCGCGATGCGGTGGCTGACTTGTTCCGCACGTTTCACAACATCAAGGGTGACGCCAGTCTGTGCCGTCTGCTGTTTCTGGTGCCGTTCGTCCATGCGGCCGAGACGCTGCTGGCGCGGGTGCGTTCCGGAGAGGTGCCTTTCACGCCCCGGCTGGCGGATGTCTTGCTGCTGTCGACGGACCGCTTGCAGCAGGCCGTGGATGCCATGGCAGCCCATGAGGCGATCGGTAATCTGCACCTGGATGAGTTGACGGCCGCGCTGGAAAGCCTGCATACGCAGCCGGCCGGCGAGCTGGAAGCGGCCTGTGCCCGTCTGATCGATGCCTTGACCGGGGTGCGTGAGGCGCGGGGCGAGCGACCGAATCTGCAACCCTTCATGACCGACCGTTCCGGTGATCTGGCTTTCTTTCATCAGCTGGCCTTGCAACTGGAGCGTCGCTCCTCGCTGTTTTCCGGTCGCACCGAACGAAATCTGCAGCTGGCTTTGCTAACCAATCAGCTGGCCGGTTCGCCGGTGGATGCGGATCAGCTCTGTGCGGCGGTCTTTGTGCATGATCTGGGCATGATGCTGTTGCCGGAGGCCATGTGGATCGGTACGCGCATGATGAGCGAGGAAGAGCGGCAGCTGATGCGTCAGCATGTGGCCTGGGCCGCCGGGCTGCTGCAGCGGATTCCAGGCTGGGATCTGGCGGCTCGCATTGTGCTGCATCACCATGAGAAGCCGGATGGCTCGGGTTATCCGCAGGGCCTGGTGCTACAAGACATCGAGCCGGGCGCGCGCATTCTGGCGCTGGTGGATGCCTTTGAGTCGGTGGTGGTCAAACAGGGCGCACGCGGCCAGCCTCGCTCGGTGTTGCGCGCTGCTGCCGAGGTCAATGCGGCCGACCATCAGTTCGACAAGGTCTGGGTTGGCCACTTCAATCGTGCCGTGCATATCATGATGGATGAGCGGGAGAGTGAGTGA
- a CDS encoding MarR family transcriptional regulator, which translates to MKPITDIAASASTLRKQMMLLVRRLRRESTPLELPLSQLLLLSRIDQLGNEATPTALAEYEGLRPQNLSALLRKLEQMGLTFKEEDPNDKRKSCVRLTREGMAVLAANRSNRDNWLTQAMASCLNEQEIALLQQAGPLLERLATALEPPRNGRPKSG; encoded by the coding sequence ATGAAACCAATCACCGATATTGCCGCCAGTGCCAGCACGCTGCGCAAACAGATGATGCTGCTGGTCAGACGCCTGCGGCGCGAGAGCACGCCACTGGAACTCCCCCTGAGCCAATTATTGCTGCTGAGCCGCATAGACCAGCTGGGCAACGAAGCCACCCCCACCGCACTGGCCGAATATGAGGGACTGCGGCCGCAAAATCTGTCCGCCCTGCTGCGCAAACTGGAGCAAATGGGGCTGACCTTCAAGGAAGAAGACCCGAACGACAAACGCAAAAGCTGCGTGAGACTGACCCGCGAGGGCATGGCGGTCCTGGCCGCCAACCGCAGCAATCGTGACAATTGGCTGACCCAGGCCATGGCAAGCTGCCTGAATGAGCAAGAAATCGCTTTGTTGCAGCAGGCAGGCCCGCTGCTGGAACGTCTGGCCACGGCACTGGAGCCGCCGCGAAACGGGCGTCCAAAAAGCGGCTAA
- a CDS encoding cold-shock protein, with protein sequence MATGTVKWFNDAKGFGFITPDEGGEDVFAHFSQIKVNGFKTLAENQKVSFEVTMGPKGKQASNIQPL encoded by the coding sequence ATGGCAACGGGTACCGTTAAGTGGTTCAACGACGCTAAGGGCTTCGGTTTTATCACTCCGGACGAAGGCGGCGAAGACGTTTTCGCACACTTCTCCCAAATCAAGGTCAATGGCTTCAAGACCCTGGCTGAAAACCAGAAAGTCAGCTTCGAAGTGACCATGGGCCCGAAGGGCAAGCAAGCTTCCAACATCCAGCCGCTGTAA
- the trpC gene encoding indole-3-glycerol phosphate synthase TrpC yields the protein MTDILNTILARKRQEVSQALSQRSLQQVRQDAESRTGDQRDFVEALRLRHRLGLSAVIAEVKKASPSKGVIRADFDPAAIAASYAQHGAACLSVLTDRDFFQGDRLYLEAARQACTLPVLRKDFLVDEYQVYEARAMGADCILLIAAALDDARLHAFHDLALSLGMAVLVEVHDAEELARALHLTTPLIGINNRNLRTFDVDLATTIGLLPQIGAERIVVTESGILSSADVTRMHSHQVSTFLVGEAFMRAADPGRALAELFAGSPRPVQ from the coding sequence ATGACCGATATTCTCAACACCATCCTGGCGCGCAAACGGCAAGAAGTCAGCCAGGCACTCAGCCAGCGCTCCCTGCAACAAGTCCGCCAGGACGCTGAATCCCGCACCGGAGATCAGCGCGACTTTGTCGAGGCCCTGCGCCTGCGCCATCGCCTAGGCCTATCCGCCGTCATTGCCGAAGTCAAGAAAGCCAGCCCGAGCAAAGGTGTCATCCGTGCCGATTTCGATCCGGCCGCCATCGCCGCCAGCTACGCACAGCACGGCGCAGCCTGCCTGTCTGTCCTCACTGACCGGGATTTTTTCCAGGGCGATCGCCTGTATCTCGAAGCGGCACGACAGGCCTGCACCCTGCCGGTACTGCGCAAGGACTTTCTGGTCGACGAATATCAGGTTTATGAGGCGCGAGCCATGGGGGCCGACTGCATCCTGCTGATTGCGGCCGCTCTGGACGATGCCCGCCTGCACGCCTTCCACGACCTGGCACTGTCACTCGGCATGGCCGTGCTGGTGGAGGTCCACGACGCCGAAGAACTCGCCCGGGCACTGCATCTGACGACCCCGCTGATCGGCATCAACAACCGCAACCTGCGCACCTTCGACGTAGATCTGGCCACCACCATCGGACTGCTGCCGCAGATTGGCGCCGAGCGCATCGTGGTCACCGAAAGCGGCATCCTGAGCAGCGCGGATGTCACGCGCATGCACAGCCACCAGGTCAGTACCTTCCTGGTGGGCGAAGCCTTCATGCGTGCAGCCGACCCCGGCCGGGCACTCGCCGAACTGTTCGCCGGCTCGCCCCGCCCGGTTCAGTAA
- a CDS encoding patatin-like phospholipase family protein: MIRHLKCLCLLVLCCPMLVMADEASTASPPARPRIGVVLGGGGARGFAHLGVLRELEKMHIPIACISGTSAGALIGGMYANGLGLDEMQQSFRDADWNAMLSGRPARSQVPYSRKSDDYKNYFDITFGVRDGAFRVPRSAINSQDVDLYIRQLTHDRVIDSFDHLPIPFRAVATDLSNGDAVVFDHGVLATALRASMAVPGLFDPVTDQGRLLIDGGVARNLPIEDLKHHCADHVIVVDVGTPLMKTEQIKTLFDVVAQTSNLLVTRNVKQQKALLDDQDIVIRPDLNGYSAASFVDNQAIIARGVKAVDAVRERLAAWSVPPAEYQAWHARLVPPESPHIERIEVVSPTGSYINGERLARKLDSEQKAPRLDTARQQLRELFAGGDYDNLTYRIENKDGRNVMQVMPVERTIGPTYLRFGLNLKNSTTGDASFTFLASSLNTWLDAAGATWRNDLQVGSDTLLRSEIYQPLGLDSPMFVSAQAHYKEEAWPFFDNHHLKYAELTLAETGGELDAGVALGKYGQLRGGPYWTRYNPRLTMGVLPGSLSSLDQKATEAGLQMSAVADQFDNPRWPRSGYFFDGNLRYSMPAWQGIDTRYYALTAENALTLGDFTWRFTGKLKGNLDVSNPDRFITPQFLGGFLNLSGYQQDELYGEKVGLGRVMVYWRAATLPSALGSGLYAGTSLEVGKVWRRNFSDEDTGWLPGGSVFLGADTILGPFFVGVGSARGGRLIGYMYLGLDY; encoded by the coding sequence ATGATCCGTCATTTGAAATGTCTGTGTCTGTTGGTGCTTTGCTGTCCGATGCTGGTGATGGCCGATGAGGCCTCAACCGCCTCACCACCGGCGCGGCCTCGTATCGGGGTGGTGCTGGGCGGGGGCGGGGCCCGTGGTTTTGCGCACCTGGGCGTGCTGCGCGAGCTGGAAAAAATGCATATCCCCATCGCCTGTATTTCGGGAACCAGTGCCGGCGCGCTGATTGGTGGCATGTATGCCAACGGTCTGGGGCTGGACGAGATGCAGCAGTCTTTCCGGGACGCTGACTGGAATGCGATGTTGTCCGGCCGGCCTGCCCGCTCCCAGGTGCCGTACTCACGCAAGAGCGATGACTACAAGAATTATTTCGATATTACCTTCGGGGTGCGCGACGGGGCGTTTCGCGTGCCGCGCAGCGCCATCAATTCGCAGGATGTCGATCTTTACATCCGCCAGCTGACCCACGATCGGGTGATCGACAGTTTTGATCATCTGCCGATTCCTTTCCGGGCGGTAGCGACCGATCTGTCCAATGGCGATGCGGTGGTGTTCGATCACGGCGTGCTGGCTACGGCCTTGCGCGCCAGTATGGCCGTGCCGGGGCTGTTTGATCCGGTGACCGATCAGGGCAGGCTGCTGATTGACGGCGGCGTGGCGCGCAACCTGCCGATCGAGGACCTGAAGCATCACTGTGCCGATCACGTGATCGTGGTCGATGTCGGCACCCCGCTGATGAAAACCGAGCAGATCAAGACGCTGTTCGATGTGGTGGCGCAGACCAGCAATCTGCTGGTGACGCGCAACGTCAAGCAGCAGAAGGCCTTGCTGGATGATCAGGATATCGTTATCCGGCCTGATCTGAATGGTTATTCAGCGGCATCGTTCGTCGATAACCAGGCCATCATTGCCCGCGGTGTCAAGGCCGTGGATGCGGTGCGTGAGCGTCTGGCCGCCTGGTCGGTGCCACCTGCCGAATATCAGGCCTGGCATGCGCGTCTGGTCCCGCCCGAGTCGCCGCACATTGAGCGCATCGAGGTGGTGAGTCCGACCGGCAGCTATATCAATGGGGAGCGCCTTGCGCGTAAGCTGGACAGCGAGCAGAAAGCCCCCAGGCTGGATACGGCGCGTCAGCAGTTGCGCGAGCTGTTTGCCGGTGGTGATTACGACAATCTCACCTACCGCATCGAGAACAAGGACGGCCGCAATGTGATGCAGGTGATGCCGGTGGAACGTACTATCGGCCCGACCTATCTGCGCTTCGGTCTCAACCTGAAAAACAGCACTACAGGCGATGCCAGCTTCACCTTCCTGGCTTCATCGCTGAATACCTGGCTGGATGCGGCCGGGGCGACCTGGCGCAATGATCTGCAGGTCGGATCGGATACCCTGCTGCGCAGCGAGATCTATCAGCCCCTGGGGCTGGACAGTCCGATGTTCGTGTCTGCCCAGGCTCACTACAAGGAAGAGGCCTGGCCATTTTTTGACAACCACCATCTGAAGTATGCCGAGCTGACGCTGGCCGAAACCGGTGGCGAGCTCGATGCCGGGGTGGCGCTGGGCAAGTACGGTCAGCTGCGCGGTGGTCCTTACTGGACCCGCTACAATCCGCGTCTGACCATGGGTGTTTTGCCGGGTTCGTTGTCGTCGCTGGATCAGAAGGCGACCGAGGCCGGTCTGCAGATGAGTGCGGTGGCCGATCAGTTTGACAACCCGCGCTGGCCGCGCAGCGGTTATTTCTTTGACGGTAATCTGCGTTACTCCATGCCCGCCTGGCAGGGGATCGATACGCGTTACTACGCGCTGACGGCTGAGAATGCGCTGACCCTCGGCGATTTTACCTGGCGCTTCACCGGCAAATTGAAGGGGAATCTGGATGTCAGCAATCCGGATCGTTTCATTACCCCGCAATTCCTTGGCGGCTTCCTGAATCTCAGTGGGTATCAGCAGGACGAACTCTACGGCGAGAAGGTCGGTCTGGGGCGCGTGATGGTGTACTGGCGCGCGGCCACCCTGCCTTCCGCGCTGGGTTCCGGGCTTTATGCCGGCACTTCGCTGGAGGTGGGCAAGGTGTGGCGGCGCAATTTCAGTGATGAAGATACCGGCTGGTTGCCCGGGGGCTCGGTGTTCCTGGGCGCCGACACCATCCTTGGCCCGTTCTTTGTCGGGGTGGGGAGTGCGCGCGGCGGCCGTCTGATTGGCTATATGTATCTCGGGCTGGATTACTGA
- a CDS encoding sigma 54-interacting transcriptional regulator, with amino-acid sequence MDSHLHCLAPDVGAASQAASLDALRRERDHLQILVDVTNAVLSTLQLDDLVEQVARALSRYLAIHFVDLNLFDADSTRVESHAALFRADGSLRREQAEFSLNHLPARQDVMNKQVLVCDQSRMQQLAAEHRHVRELLAQGFCSLCVLPLFSGERIVGALMLAHDREAHFFHDNLLLLQQIAARIALSLDNALAYQQISRLKDRLTDENRLLAEEISNYESFDEIIGQSRLMSELLEQVRMVADTDSSVLIRGETGTGKELIARAIHNLSPRKAQRMVTMNSAAIPAGLLESELFGHEKGAFTGASAQRLGRFEMAHHGTLFLDEVGDIPLELQPKLLRVLQEREIERLGGQKIIPVDVRVIAATSCDLQQMIDERRYRSDLYYRLNVFPIWVPPLRERPEDIPLLARFFVQKFARRLKRNIESIADETLRRLVRHPWPGNVRELQNVIERAVILSRGPELHLPMADLQPAHPVPQSVAPPARGPVMPAPLSADDGSESERERILRVLREANGIVAGPKGAAARLGLKRTTLLSRMQRMGISIKSLDEQ; translated from the coding sequence ATGGACTCCCATCTGCATTGTCTTGCCCCGGATGTCGGCGCTGCCAGCCAGGCTGCATCGCTCGACGCCTTGCGTCGCGAGCGTGATCATCTGCAGATTCTGGTCGATGTCACCAATGCCGTGTTGTCCACATTGCAGCTCGATGATCTGGTCGAGCAGGTGGCCCGTGCCCTGAGCCGTTATCTGGCTATTCATTTCGTTGATCTCAACCTGTTTGATGCCGACTCGACCCGGGTCGAGTCGCATGCGGCCCTGTTTCGTGCCGACGGCTCTTTGCGTCGCGAGCAGGCAGAGTTCTCGCTGAATCATCTGCCGGCGCGGCAGGATGTGATGAACAAGCAGGTGCTGGTGTGCGATCAGTCGCGCATGCAGCAGCTGGCGGCGGAACATCGCCATGTGCGCGAGCTGCTGGCGCAGGGGTTTTGCTCGCTGTGTGTGTTGCCGCTGTTCTCCGGCGAGCGCATCGTGGGGGCCCTGATGCTGGCGCATGACCGCGAGGCGCATTTCTTTCATGACAATCTGTTGTTGTTGCAGCAGATTGCCGCCCGCATCGCGCTGTCGCTGGACAATGCACTGGCCTATCAGCAGATCTCCCGCCTCAAGGATCGCCTGACCGACGAAAACCGGCTGCTTGCCGAAGAAATCAGCAATTACGAGAGCTTTGACGAGATTATCGGCCAGAGTCGGCTGATGTCGGAGCTGTTGGAGCAGGTTCGCATGGTGGCCGACACCGATTCTTCGGTGCTGATCCGTGGCGAAACCGGTACCGGCAAGGAGCTGATTGCCCGGGCGATCCACAATCTGAGTCCGCGCAAGGCGCAGCGCATGGTGACCATGAATAGCGCCGCCATTCCGGCCGGTCTGCTGGAGAGCGAACTGTTCGGGCATGAAAAGGGCGCTTTTACCGGGGCCAGTGCCCAGCGGCTGGGGCGCTTCGAGATGGCGCATCATGGCACGCTGTTTCTGGACGAGGTGGGCGACATTCCGCTCGAGCTGCAGCCCAAGCTGTTGCGCGTGCTGCAGGAGCGTGAGATCGAACGTCTTGGCGGGCAGAAGATCATTCCGGTGGATGTGCGGGTGATTGCCGCGACCAGTTGCGATCTGCAGCAAATGATCGATGAACGCCGCTATCGCAGTGATCTTTATTATCGCCTGAACGTGTTTCCGATCTGGGTGCCGCCTCTGCGCGAACGACCGGAAGACATCCCGCTGCTGGCACGGTTTTTCGTGCAGAAGTTCGCCCGGCGGCTGAAGCGCAATATTGAGTCCATTGCCGATGAGACGCTGCGGCGTCTGGTGCGCCATCCCTGGCCGGGCAACGTACGCGAGTTGCAGAACGTCATCGAACGTGCCGTGATTCTGTCGCGCGGACCGGAGCTGCATCTGCCGATGGCCGATCTGCAGCCTGCCCATCCTGTGCCGCAGTCGGTGGCGCCGCCTGCACGCGGGCCGGTGATGCCGGCGCCGCTGTCGGCAGACGATGGCAGCGAGTCGGAGCGCGAGCGCATCCTGCGTGTGCTGCGCGAGGCCAATGGCATCGTGGCCGGGCCAAAAGGGGCGGCCGCCCGGCTGGGGCTCAAGCGCACCACCTTGCTGTCGCGCATGCAGCGCATGGGTATTTCCATCAAATCACTGGATGAGCAGTGA
- the hycI gene encoding hydrogenase maturation peptidase HycI — protein sequence MTDSLLLTVGNRMMGDDGAGPLLFDLLQAQPAPGWQAIDGGSSPENVAHEVLAARPRQVVVFDAADMGLAPGEVRLVDDRTIADMFIMTTHNLPLNFLIERLREEVDEVLFLGVQPDVVAFYFPLTSRIEAAVRALHDRLTSGKGLDGMPWLESAHP from the coding sequence GTGACTGATTCCCTGTTGCTGACCGTGGGTAACCGCATGATGGGCGACGATGGCGCCGGCCCCTTGCTGTTTGACTTGCTGCAGGCGCAACCGGCGCCGGGCTGGCAGGCGATTGATGGCGGGTCGTCGCCGGAGAATGTGGCCCATGAGGTGCTGGCGGCACGACCGCGGCAGGTCGTGGTGTTCGATGCGGCCGATATGGGGCTGGCGCCGGGCGAGGTGCGTCTGGTGGATGACCGGACCATTGCCGACATGTTCATCATGACTACACATAATCTGCCGCTGAATTTTCTCATCGAGCGTCTGCGCGAGGAGGTCGACGAGGTACTGTTTCTCGGCGTACAGCCGGATGTGGTGGCGTTCTATTTTCCGCTCACCTCGCGCATCGAAGCGGCTGTGCGTGCGCTGCATGACCGCCTGACCAGCGGCAAGGGGCTGGATGGCATGCCCTGGCTGGAATCGGCGCACCCCTGA
- a CDS encoding formate hydrogenlyase maturation HycH family protein, whose protein sequence is MSGKVIFYSLSKKFLEREQDLPAEGPARQVIYQTLALGHHIGVIDCLKTALSCPLDGFDRWVGKLPPGEARRKLEGVFKFGEIMIDASHTQLLALALSRAEAGFEEDELTWTRALMSALAAIEAEPAMYLMVKRRD, encoded by the coding sequence ATGAGCGGCAAGGTGATCTTTTACTCGCTATCGAAGAAGTTCCTTGAGCGCGAACAGGATCTGCCGGCTGAGGGGCCGGCGCGTCAGGTGATCTACCAGACGCTGGCGCTCGGGCACCATATCGGGGTGATCGACTGCCTGAAGACGGCACTGTCCTGTCCACTGGACGGCTTTGATCGCTGGGTGGGCAAGTTGCCGCCCGGCGAGGCCCGCCGCAAGCTGGAAGGGGTGTTCAAGTTCGGCGAAATCATGATTGATGCCTCACATACCCAGTTGCTGGCGCTGGCCTTGTCCCGTGCCGAGGCAGGGTTCGAGGAGGATGAGCTGACCTGGACGCGTGCGTTGATGTCCGCGCTGGCGGCGATTGAGGCCGAGCCGGCCATGTATCTGATGGTGAAACGCCGTGACTGA
- a CDS encoding NADH-quinone oxidoreductase subunit B family protein has product MNGAVDTSRLIAPRDASGMPVPLTESEHIAALKGKLLKDIQRSAYVYRVDCGGCNGCEIEIFAAITPVFDAERFGIKVVASPRHADILLFTGAVTRAMRMPALRAWQAAPDPKISVSYGACGCSGGIFHDLYCVWGGSDKVVPVDVYIPGCPPTPPATLYGFAMALGLLDQKLKATHQVEGEDERPVVPHPAIPLDVRVEIEREARRLAGYRSGRLIADEFLTLVTETDLTLDECMKRRLSGEDDPRLAEILTRLWDIGAGGRP; this is encoded by the coding sequence ATGAACGGAGCTGTTGACACTTCCCGGCTGATCGCCCCGCGCGACGCCAGCGGCATGCCGGTGCCCCTGACTGAAAGCGAGCATATTGCCGCCCTGAAAGGCAAGCTGCTCAAGGATATCCAGCGTTCGGCCTATGTGTACCGGGTGGACTGCGGCGGCTGCAACGGTTGCGAAATCGAGATTTTTGCCGCCATTACCCCGGTGTTCGATGCCGAGCGTTTTGGCATCAAGGTGGTCGCCTCGCCGCGCCATGCCGACATCTTGCTGTTTACCGGCGCGGTGACCCGTGCCATGCGCATGCCGGCGCTGCGTGCCTGGCAGGCGGCGCCGGACCCGAAGATTTCCGTCTCTTATGGTGCCTGCGGCTGCTCGGGCGGGATTTTTCATGATTTGTATTGCGTCTGGGGTGGCAGTGACAAAGTGGTGCCGGTCGATGTTTATATTCCCGGCTGCCCGCCGACACCGCCGGCCACGCTGTACGGGTTTGCCATGGCGCTCGGCCTGCTGGACCAGAAGCTCAAGGCCACTCATCAGGTCGAGGGCGAGGATGAGCGTCCGGTCGTGCCGCATCCGGCGATTCCGTTGGATGTGCGGGTGGAGATCGAGCGCGAGGCGCGTCGTCTGGCCGGCTATCGCAGTGGCCGGCTGATTGCCGATGAATTCCTTACCCTGGTGACGGAAACCGATCTGACGCTGGATGAGTGCATGAAGCGTCGTCTGTCTGGTGAAGATGATCCGCGTCTGGCGGAGATCCTGACCCGCCTGTGGGACATCGGTGCCGGGGGCCGGCCATGA